The nucleotide sequence CCAGGGAATACAACTGCTAATTCGACGCACCCAACTAGTGGGTGGAGAAAGCCTGGAATGGAAGTGGAAATTTTATGTGTCTTCGTCATGTTAATTGTTTTCCTTTGTTCGGCATTGTGGCTTGTTTCTCGGCTTTGTTGTAAGCCATAATTTGCGCGCTTATAACTCAAAAGTTTCGCCGTCAAGGCAAACGCAACTAACTTTATTAACTGAAGGCGCGGGCGCCAGGTTTGACTTCATTTGGGCCCattctttttgttttcttgatTTCCGTTTCCGACCACGTCGGACTTACAAGGAGGACGCAACTTTCTTTGGCTTGTTTTTATGGTAATCGGCGCATAACAAAAACCGCAATACGCTTCAGCTCGAGCCCCTCTGCACCGCCCACCTGTGTGTCTTTGGGGGTTTTGGGCGGTGGGTTGTGGGTGGTGGTTCAGGAGGTGGGTGGTGGCATGGCATTTGGAAATTAAACTGCGCATAgtccttaaaattttataacttAATTTCTGTTGGTCTGGCATTTTTGTGAActttttgatttgatttcgTTTGGCACTCGCACAACTCCTTTTTAGCCATATCGGTTGGCTGTCTGTGGGTGGGATATTTTCCTGGCTGGTTGGGTGGCTTCAGGTTGTTTCTGGGGGCTTCAGGTGGGCTGGCTTGACGTGCCTGGCGTTCTTTTTCAGCCGGAATTCGGCATGCGAATTAGAATAATAAACTGCTGGAATTTATTTGGCGCAGGAAAATGCTTTGGCTGCGCTGATAAGGTTGATCTATGGCCGCTGGCATTTCAATGGCCGCGATAAGAGCAATGAGTTTTGAAGGATTATGCCGGTGGCAGCATAATGGATGTGATGCGAACATAACTCAATGGCGGCGTAATTGCTTTGCTCCAATCTGGCTTTTCCGGCACTTCATTATGGCCCTTGGCCGGCCATCGGATGCTCTCTCCTGTGTTTTTCCACGGCTATTTGCGCAAATATCCTAGTCCTCCAGATGGTTTCATTATGCTAATTGCACGGACATCAACTGCGGAAACAATGCAACTAATAACAGAAAGCAAAGGGGCAAAGGCAATCGCAATcgcagcaaaaaaaaaactgctGGAGCACAGGTACAACAAAATGGGGAAGAAACCAAAgaattttcattaaaattttcatttagttGCGCAATTATTTTTGTGCAGCCATTTTAATAACACTAATTTACCTTCAATTCCCAACTCTTTTTCGAGCCACACAAAGGCCACTGATGGTGATGGCATAGTGATGGCGGTGCGAATGGGACGGGCTATCAAATGATAGATGCGAATGCGAAAGAGACGGGGATATGCGGTTATAAATATGCGCAGCTGCAGgataataaaaatgataagTTTTTCTCTCAGTTCTATCGTTCGCTGCGTTTTTGCCGTCTTTTAATTTCATTCCTTTCAGCATTCACTCATCCGGCCACAGCTGAAGCTCAGCTATTACACTGGGGGAAAAGTCTAAGGCATACCATTTAATTAAGATAGCTATATATTCGAAAACTTAATTGatataaaagaatttaaagaactttCGTGTAACTTTATGTCTGAGAAATATGGAAATATTCTCTTTGTTTCggttaatttttaaaaggaCTTCCTATGACACAGTTTATCTCATTTTTGGCTAGaagcaaaataaaattccTAAAATATTCCAACTTCTTTCAGTGTTTCGAAACCTAATTGGTGACAATTTAGGAAAAAATGTCCCCTTTTTTCCCGGTACCATCGGTTGTCAGGcgaccgcagcagcaacaaaaaccaaaagcaTCAAAGGCGGCCAGAACATCAAGTTCATTCTAAGCCGTTTGCATTGCAAATTCTGCATCGCCTGTCGACGGGGCTGGTTGGCCCCACAATCACTTTTCAATTAAATGCCATTCTTCCCTCTTTGCCattattttgtgttttttgcCATGGCTCTGGCTTTTTCCGAAGCTCGGAGCAAAATGATTCTGCCACAAAAGCAGCAGGCGTAAAAATACATCGGAGTGGAAACTGGGGGAAAAGAGGTCGACAACTGTTCTTTGAAAATAACGAAATCATTTTGGGTTCATTTATTTACTTGACCAACTCGACGAAAGCCTCTTCAAACTGCCTCCACTGGCAATAACAGCTTGTTCAATTGTCAATCATTAATACGGATTGATTCGACATGACACAAAAACTCGAGCCAGATTGACACGGCGGATCGTTTAAGTCCCCcgaaattaattataaaatcaATTAGCACAGGCTCAAGCCCGAGATTAACACAGATCCAGTCATAATTAGGTGCCCAAAAGCTTTTCTTCTCCTTTCATGGGcggggcaaaaaaaaatagcaaTAAAATCCCAGTTGGCCAAGTTGCCCATTTGGGGCGTTAGTCCTGCAGGATTAAGTCCAAAGTTTGTTAATTCGCTGAAATTTAAGGACAAGTAGGCAAATAACTGGGAATTTGGGACCATAAAAAAAGGTGCTTTGGATTGGGAATGAATTGAAAAGGGAACCTTTGAGGAAAATATGTTGGCAACTTTtcgcatttatttttatttgaactGCGTATTACCGAATGCGACTAAGTACACGTAAGTATAAGTACGGCATGGATTAAAACTTTCGACTGGTGGGGTCGACTTCAGAGCTCCAGATCTCCAGGTCTCCAGCTCAGGAACCCTTGAAGGAATTGGCGTTGGGAATGGTGGGCGTGGTCGGGGAGTCCACCGCCTCCACGGCATCGCCACGTTTTAGCCAGTGGGGCGCCAGTCGCAGCATCAGGATGGCGCCCAGCGGAGCGGTGAATATAATGGCCAGCACCGAGATGATGAGCACATTGCTGGCCAGAGCCAGCTGCTTCGCACTGGCCACGCTGGCAGCACGTGCCATGTCCAAAGCCACGGGACCCAAGGCGGCCTAAATAAAGAAAAGGGCTAAAATTAAGCACTTGCCACCGCTGCGTATGAGTGATATGTGCGTTGTGCAGCGGATTCGGATTAAATGCGGTTCGCTTTGCAGTTTTAATTAAATCACTGCAAGGAAGGTGGACAGTGAAATATGCACCGCATATTAGGGAAAAGTTAGACAGGCGCACATGTGACCAACTCAGCTTTTTTGGGGAAGTAAGTAAGCCAGCggaacatttaaattttggGGCAACCACAGAGACGCACACTCGCTCGCACAGGCGACATAAACAAAATGTCCGCTTGCGGTTAAACTGCAAACAAAAGGCTGGCATGCCAACTGCAGCCGCAGGAGCAGGACCTGCGATGACTCTGGCCGAAAGAGGACATGACCTGCAAATACGTGTATAACTTAAGCATGGGGAAAACACCAGGACAGGCCGGGGCCAGGACAACCTGGTGGACAGCAAGGACAGGCAGAACGGGCAGGACATCCAGGACGATCAGGACGACGGGCAGTCTGCTCGTGGCAAGCGAGTGAAATGGCCGgcaatgaaataaaaagcgCCACCAGGCCAGGAGACAACGgatgggaaatggaaaatggaaaatggagtAGGAAAAGGGTAAGGGTAGGGGAATGGGGGGCAGTGGCAATGGGAACCGCAGCAACATGACACGCGGAACGGGAAACTTACTTGGACAGTTGCTTTGGGAAAACCGGAAATTGTAATGTAGGCACGTTCCTTTCTCGACAGATTTCCGCCATATGTGGATAAATATGCAAAAGCCAGGCGAAACTGAAAACAAGAACAAGAAAGTGGTCATCTCTAGCTCTAGGTTTTTTCCCCTCAGTTTTCCGTGTGCAGGTAACATTTGCATTGCGGTGCCGGAACATTTTCATTTCGGTTCACCCCCAAACCCAATCCGGAATCTCCACTTGGCTTTGCTgctttcttctttcttttttttttttttgttttaccAGGATGGATGTACCCCACAAAACCGTGGGGACCCGAGTATTCCCCGCACAAACTGGCTGAGAAGCGAGAGAAATTAAATAAGTGGCCGGGGCGAACATTTGTTGCACCACCGGCCACGCCTCCGGCGACCATTTTAATTACCAAACTTCCGACGAGCACCAACAATGCGCCATAACCGATTACATGGCCCTGCAGCACGTTGAAATTAATTTCCTTGCCAATAAGGGCAAACGAGACGGGCTTGAGGAACTTCCACATGAGGTCCAGACGCTTGGGAACACTCGCCTGCAGGGGAGAGAAATCAATAAGTTGTTATTAGATCGGGCAGCTAGTTCATTATATTCCCCATTTAAATCAGCCCATCAATGGCCGGCAAGCAGGAAGCAAGCCAATCGGCTTACGGAGCGTTGCCTTGGAACTCAAGTGCAGTTCGAGTGCAAAAACACCGCCTTTCGCAGGATCTGGGTTAAAAGTTTAAGACAGAAGGTAAATGGGAAGATACCCAACGAAAAAAAAGTGAACAAAACACTTGCTCGAAACAAATCGAGAACCGGCAGTCAACTCTGACATGGGACAAGGACGTGATGTCACAAATTACCTAGCAAAAATCCCGCACATACAGCCGCTTTTTTCGGCTGCAGCGGGACAGACATAAAAAATGGCACTACTGCCAGGGAACATTTTTCTTGACCCAAAACCAAACAAATCAGAAAAAGAAAGGAGCGTGTGGGCCCTATACCCCAAAAGCACTCAGAATCTCAAAGGTGGAGGAAAAGCCAGAGTCTGGAGCTCAGAGAGCCAGCCGACTGGACCAATCCTGATCCTTAAAACATGGAGAAAAATATTGGGGGAAAACCTGCTAATCCATGCCAGGTCTTCTAGATGAGTAAACTTTAAGAAGGATTAAACCTAATAATACTTTActctaattttttttcaaaatttcaaAGGAGAAAATATATTTCCAAGTTTGATAAAACATCATAAAGATTTTcaagaattatatttaatcaCATGTGCAGGAAATACCTCAGACATTAAATAAGACAGCTGAGACAAGTATTGAACATATCAATCTGATAGCATTTAAATTATGGAAAAATGTCATGGTTTTCTTTCCAGTTCTTGAATGTTTGAATAGgataaatatcaaaattgaaaataatcgattcatattaaattgtttcaaattaaataaaatttaaatacaaattgtagGAAGTATCTTTTCCATAAGATACATTGGTGAGACAACAGTGTTATAAACCTATCAAATTTATATGCTTTGAAGAAGAAATAAGGACctatcataaaataaaaaaatcacTCCTGGCTATTATTCATATCTTGTAGTTTGAACGTTATCCAGATCCTTACTTTTTTCCTTACAACATGTAACCCCCAATTTTTACCAGTGCGGAGTACTCACAATTTGCTGGGCCTGCAGCTGCGGGGGCGTCAGTCTGGCCTCCTCCCGCCGCCAGCCAATCCTCGCAATAAAGGCGGTCGTTACACAACCCAGAGCTCCTGCCGACGTATAACCGATGACGCGGCTGCCCATCACGGCGATGGTTCCGCCCAAGACGGTAAGGACGAAACGGAGCCCATTTGCGTACGTCTGCGGAGGATGGGAAAAAGACAGATATGAAGAGAGTGAATGGCAAAACAGGTGAGTTAGGCTGGCCGGGCAAAAAAGGCGAAATCACTTACAAAACTCTGATGGAAACTGCTTTTTTACCCGCCCACCTGCGTTGTTtgtgttgtgtgtgtgtatgcgGTCAGctgcgtatacgcaacgtgTGCTGCAGTCAAGGAAAAACCAGGAAAACCAGGAAAACCCTCCTATCCTATCCTCCCATCTCctctttgtttttgtttgcatATACCATTTTTTTCCAAGCTCTAAAATTGTACTAAAATGACTTCTACAACGGTTTAGATCTGATAAATCTCGCCTGCAACAATGTTTTCTCAGCCGGAATTTTTGGATATTTTGTAATATCTTCAGTGTCAACTTGTCAGTTTTTTCTGGCTGGTGCTGAGAGTGATTGGGATCTTTTAATTTACCTGGTGACTTTCCCAATAGCCCGTTGAAACACCGCAAATGGCTGCAATTCAATTTACGCCCTCGCCTTTGTCAAGatattttcatttaactttaaacTGGTCGTTCTAGTAAAATGGCATGAAATTGCCTTCGACATCGTTAGGTCTTACTAGTCTTTATTATAGGAAAACGGAAGTTTTCTCTCGCACCGGTATACTTATTTAATTCTACAACTTGAGTTGCCGCCACCTCGTTGAATTACAAACTTTTACGCgaatattttattgaaaaatactGTCAACCGGCTCGGGAAAAATAAGTGGCAAAAGGTGACGTTGAATGCAAAATTACAGAGGACTgcgtaataataataaaataaaggcGGTGGCGATGACATGCGAAAAGATGCTGAGACCGAAACCGAGGCCTGATGACAGACCCCCCTTTCGGAGCCCTTTTTCCCACTATTTGAACCCCCTTGGGGGTGTGACAGCGAATAGCCCATGGCTGTATATAtatggtatgtgtgtgtgtatggtTGATGGGCGGCACGAGGTGGTTTTGGGGGTGGTGTGTAAAATATGCAAGGATGCAACTTCAACGGCGCTCAGCGTGAAATTTTTGTACAAACTGCAGCCCTGCGTGGATGCGGATGTGGATGCCACTTGACGATGGCAAAGGCGAGCGCGACTTGCagaaaacaaaagttatgAGAACTCGACGGGAGTGTGTGTATAAGGGGGcagggtggttgggtggtgcAACCCATTCAGTGCACCACCACCCATGGCGTTTGATTATGCGCGCCATTAGCGGTGTAAGTTGCGGCAATGAGTTTTGTGGCTCTGGCTGCGGCTGCCTCGATGTCCCCGGCATAACTTCACATAGATGCTGGCAGTAACTGTCGTCGCAAATGTCGCCAGCTCCGTCGTTGCcgttgtcgttgtcgttgCCGCTATGCATGTAAGTGTCTTTTTATGCAAAATGCACCCACACAAACAACCGCGCAGGGGGCTGAGCGGAAGCTAACACTGCGAGAAAATGAGGGTCCTAAGAATGGGATTGGTAGCTTGTATTCAAGATGTTTCAGTCCTGAGATGACATAGCTTAGAGTGCTGATATCATATCTTGCAGTCAAGTTCCAACCGAAGTTGTATATACAACTTGAACACTTGCAAATAAACCGATTCCATAATACAGACTTCTCTTCTTCGTTCTCAAAATATTGCGAAAGCAATATGAACATTACCTTATTATATCATAACATATCATTATCCATGGCAATCCTATTTTATAGAGTTTTTTTTCCATCGTGAAAATACTATTCATTTCAGGACCTATTTTTCTGAGTGCAGTCTTCTGAAGCCCCACGTACATATGGCACAGCTACCGCCCCCAACCCCCACCCATCTCCCTTTCTCTCTAGAGACTGGCGCGCGTTTTGCATCATTAAATGCGCTGATTGAGTGTCTAAGTGTTCACTGAATGTGCATTTTAAGTGCAGCCCGCTCGAGGACGAGCAGCAGGACGAGAAGGACGCGCAGGACGAGCTGCGTCTGGGTCCGCGCCTTTGTCTGGCAGCTTACCGCGTTGCGCGACGGCAAGTACTGGAGCATCGAGCCGTAGAGATAGCCGAAAACGAGTCCAATCCCGATGCCAATGGGACCCTGCAGCACTTGCTGCGTGAGCGAGGCTGCAAGTAAGCGGAGTGGGGGGTTTATTTAACTTTGACACTCATTCCGACTCTGAATCCGATTCCCGATTTCCAGGGCACGGCGGGTGGCACGCACTCGTTGAGAATATTACGCTGATTATCACGCCGAACATGAAGATGGCCACCACATCGTTGCATGTGGTCATGGCGTAGATGAGCGTGTGTATGCCGCTGTTCAGGCCGAGGCGATCCTCCTTAAGCTTCAGCATCACGGTGACGACCACATTGGGGGAGACGGCTGTGATGACCAGGCTGTAAAAATACCCCCGGGGCCACCAGGACCGTTAAGCCTTCCGTTAATCCAAGTATTCCATTAGCCGCACTCACCCCAAAGCGATGCCCCACAGCCAGGGCATGGAGAGCGTGAGGTAGGCCAGTACGGCGATGGCGGCCACCTCCACAATGGTGGGCAGCAGGGTCAGGCGAAGAATCATGAACCATAGCCGCTTAAAGGCCTCGCCATCCAGGCCCAGGCCAGCCAGCAACATGATGTTGATCAAGGCCATCTCCCTGTATTATGAGGAAACCACATTATATGTTtctcaaaattatttattatattaccTTAAAAACAACTCGAACTTCTGATAGCCCTCAAAATTGGCCAGGCCCACATTGGCATACAGCACGCCGAAGAAGAGCATGCCCAGCATATCCGGCAGGTTGACAAAGGTCACCAGGATTCCAGAGATCTGGGCGCCCACGAAGAGGAATGCAATGCGCATGATGACCGTCTGTGGCTGCGAGTATTCCGGCAGCAAAACCCAGCCCATGGCCCAAAGGCCCAGGAAAATGGCCAGCAGGGCCACCAGTTCGGAAGTGTTTACCCAATGGGACAGAAAATGCAGCCACCTGAGAAGGAGTTCAAAAAGGTTATGAATACACCAAGGAACCTCTTTCTTTATAAAGCCTTTCATGTGTCTCTCCCTAAATTATGTACACGTAATTGCTGCTAATTACCGAGCCCACTTAGAGCTATAAAAGCAGCCAGCCCCTGGGAAAATACAACCAGGACTAAAATGGTAAGCCACAAGGAACGCATTGAATCCATGAGCCTGATTCTCCGGGTCATGCAACTGTTTGGCCTCTGGCCCTGTTCCCTGAAAGCTGGCGAGGTGTGGACTTTCTCCGGTTTCCTAAAGCAGAACTATCGCTTCCTGCTGCACCTGCCCATAACCTTCACCTTCATCGGACTCATGTGGCTGGAGGCCTTCATCTCGAGCGATTTGGAGCAGGCTGGTCAGGTGCTCTACATGTCCATCACCGAGATGGCTTTGGTGGTAAAGATCCTGAGTATTTGGCATTATAGGACTGAAGCCTGGCAGCTGATGGAggagctacaaagtgctccTGACTACGAACTTCGCCAGCAGGAGGAAAAGGATTTCTGGCGCCGGGAGCAACGATTCTTTAAGTGGTTCTTTTACATCTACATCCTAATTAGTTTGGGCGTGGTATACAGCGGTTGTACTGGGGTGCTTTTCCTCGAGGACTACGAGCTGCCCTTCGCCTACTACGTTCCCTTCGAGTGGCAAAATGAGAAAAGGTATTGGTTCGCCTACGGTTACGATATGGCTGGAATGACGCTGACCTGCATCTCGAACATCACCTTGGACACCCTGGGATGCTACTTCCTGTTCCACATCTCTCTTCTATATCGTCTACTTGGCCTACGATTGAGGGATCTTAAAAATATGGAGGATGAGGCCCAATTTGACCACGAGTTGCGTGGCATCTTTATATTACATCAGAGTGTTCGAAGGTCTGGTGATATTTCTAACTATCTTAAGTTTCTCTTATAATATTACTGTAATTTCACAGATTAACAAGAAGCTGTGAGAAAATTGTATCTCCCTATATATTATCTCAGATTATTCTGAGTGCCCTAATCATCTGTTTCAGTGGATATCGCTTGCAGCACGTGGGCATTCGGGATAATCCCGGCCAGTTTATATCCATGCTGCAGTTCGTCAGTGTGATGGTCCTGCAGATTTTCCTGCCATGTTTCTATGGCAACGAGATAACCGTCTATGCCAACCAGCTGACCAACGAGGTTTATCACACCGATTGGCTGCAATGTCGACCACCGATTCGCAAGTTGCTGATTGCCTATATGGAGCACCTGAAGAAACCTGTCACCATCCGAGCTGGCAACTTTTTCGCCGTTGGATTGCCCATTTTTGTTAAGGTTTCTACTTTCCAACCTGTGTATATCTCCTTCTCTAAAGATCTTTCCTCTGATCTTGCAGACCATCAACAATGCCTACAGTTTCTTCGCTCTATTATTGAATGTATCGAAATAAATTgtataacttaaaaaaataaaatatacataatttacaaatattaaatatgaaaTGTATCGAATTATTGTTATATTGTAATCTTAATTGCGATTTCATTtagaaagaaaataaaaactataatttttcaaactaaagattcattttattaaatagcTGTTTAGTAGTTGGATATTCCCttcaaatttattttgcaTCTGTGTATATATTAGCAAGCATTAGgtaacaattaaataaatcattttagaattttaaaatgtgaTAAAAAATTATGATCTTCTTCGACTTGTATACGTTTTATTtgacaaatttattttaaaaaaatttatcaTCAAGTCAGAAACCTATTAGGACTCTTAAAATCAGACATCTTTACTGCTGGTCAGATCTTGATGCActgatttaaaattttttggagTTCGGGAATGCATACAACAATGATGGGGTTATTTCCCCAATTATCTTCTCTTTCTATTGCGTGACTTACACATTTTGTGACGGTCAACAATTAATAGATTTTAATGTCAGCAAGCTAATTAT is from Drosophila suzukii chromosome 3, CBGP_Dsuzu_IsoJpt1.0, whole genome shotgun sequence and encodes:
- the Nha2 gene encoding sodium/hydrogen exchanger 9B2 isoform X2; protein product: MLASQGLGLEELLHYFRAWSLESCRKYDKIKCQKVPAASGRRAAIGGVALSWGTETATAKAQRSRQQQQQHNNSNRVLAPGDNMTQGAAPQDAQGDIPAPRPLHTKLDIQKIPEDAGGDAAQNAATIILTPTSLNLTNTTQNVAGNNGGNSSYPTPTPTAAQTQTQTQTPGGVRGEEYKGPKWWLHFLSHWVNTSELVALLAIFLGLWAMGWVLLPEYSQPQTVIMRIAFLFVGAQISGILVTFVNLPDMLGMLFFGVLYANVGLANFEGYQKFELFLREMALINIMLLAGLGLDGEAFKRLWFMILRLTLLPTIVEVAAIAVLAYLTLSMPWLWGIALGLVITAVSPNVVVTVMLKLKEDRLGLNSGIHTLIYAMTTCNDVVAIFMFGVIISVIFSTTSLTQQVLQGPIGIGIGLVFGYLYGSMLQYLPSRNATYANGLRFVLTVLGGTIAVMGSRVIGYTSAGALGCVTTAFIARIGWRREEARLTPPQLQAQQIASVPKRLDLMWKFLKPVSFALIGKEINFNVLQGHVIGYGALLVLVGSLFRLAFAYLSTYGGNLSRKERAYITISGFPKATVQAALGPVALDMARAASVASAKQLALASNVLIISVLAIIFTAPLGAILMLRLAPHWLKRGDAVEAVDSPTTPTIPNANSFKGS
- the Or94a gene encoding odorant receptor 94a, whose product is MVSHKERIESMSLILRVMQLFGLWPCSLKAGEVWTFSGFLKQNYRFLLHLPITFTFIGLMWLEAFISSDLEQAGQVLYMSITEMALVVKILSIWHYRTEAWQLMEELQSAPDYELRQQEEKDFWRREQRFFKWFFYIYILISLGVVYSGCTGVLFLEDYELPFAYYVPFEWQNEKRYWFAYGYDMAGMTLTCISNITLDTLGCYFLFHISLLYRLLGLRLRDLKNMEDEAQFDHELRGIFILHQSVRRLTRSCEKIVSPYILSQIILSALIICFSGYRLQHVGIRDNPGQFISMLQFVSVMVLQIFLPCFYGNEITVYANQLTNEVYHTDWLQCRPPIRKLLIAYMEHLKKPVTIRAGNFFAVGLPIFVKTINNAYSFFALLLNVSK
- the Nha2 gene encoding sodium/hydrogen exchanger 9B2 isoform X3, with product MTQGAAPQDAQGDIPAPRPLHTKLDIQKIPEDAGGDAAQNAATIILTPTSLNLTNTTQNVAGNNGGNSSYPTPTPTAAQTQTQTQTPGGVRGEEYKGPKWWLHFLSHWVNTSELVALLAIFLGLWAMGWVLLPEYSQPQTVIMRIAFLFVGAQISGILVTFVNLPDMLGMLFFGVLYANVGLANFEGYQKFELFLREMALINIMLLAGLGLDGEAFKRLWFMILRLTLLPTIVEVAAIAVLAYLTLSMPWLWGIALGLVITAVSPNVVVTVMLKLKEDRLGLNSGIHTLIYAMTTCNDVVAIFMFGVIISVIFSTTSLTQQVLQGPIGIGIGLVFGYLYGSMLQYLPSRNATYANGLRFVLTVLGGTIAVMGSRVIGYTSAGALGCVTTAFIARIGWRREEARLTPPQLQAQQIASVPKRLDLMWKFLKPVSFALIGKEINFNVLQGHVIGYGALLVLVGSLFRLAFAYLSTYGGNLSRKERAYITISGFPKATVQAALGPVALDMARAASVASAKQLALASNVLIISVLAIIFTAPLGAILMLRLAPHWLKRGDAVEAVDSPTTPTIPNANSFKGS
- the Nha2 gene encoding sodium/hydrogen exchanger 9B2 isoform X1; the protein is MSSDFDVMDVVAGSDGPPLQAFRCSNPFDESYENLSSQQDLERDRDANLTPLHMLRRASETVTASILEPEKEHLLGDKPQPPPRSHGTSVQSASEAQRSRQQQQQHNNSNRVLAPGDNMTQGAAPQDAQGDIPAPRPLHTKLDIQKIPEDAGGDAAQNAATIILTPTSLNLTNTTQNVAGNNGGNSSYPTPTPTAAQTQTQTQTPGGVRGEEYKGPKWWLHFLSHWVNTSELVALLAIFLGLWAMGWVLLPEYSQPQTVIMRIAFLFVGAQISGILVTFVNLPDMLGMLFFGVLYANVGLANFEGYQKFELFLREMALINIMLLAGLGLDGEAFKRLWFMILRLTLLPTIVEVAAIAVLAYLTLSMPWLWGIALGLVITAVSPNVVVTVMLKLKEDRLGLNSGIHTLIYAMTTCNDVVAIFMFGVIISVIFSTTSLTQQVLQGPIGIGIGLVFGYLYGSMLQYLPSRNATYANGLRFVLTVLGGTIAVMGSRVIGYTSAGALGCVTTAFIARIGWRREEARLTPPQLQAQQIASVPKRLDLMWKFLKPVSFALIGKEINFNVLQGHVIGYGALLVLVGSLFRLAFAYLSTYGGNLSRKERAYITISGFPKATVQAALGPVALDMARAASVASAKQLALASNVLIISVLAIIFTAPLGAILMLRLAPHWLKRGDAVEAVDSPTTPTIPNANSFKGS